A stretch of DNA from Dokdonia sp. PRO95:
ACACCCTCCTATTACATCAGAGAGATGGGGGAAAATGCCTGTTAAAGCTTTTGCTGCTCCAGTAGTAGTAGGTACAATACTTTGTCCTGCTGCTCGTGCTCTTCTTAAATCTCTATGAGGTTGATCATGTAAGCTTTGATCTGTAGTGTAAGAGTGTATTGTAGTGATGTATGCCTGTTCTACACCGCACAAGTTATCTATAATTTGCACCATAGGTGCTGCATTATTTGTAGTACACGACGCATTAGAAATAATAGTGTCAGTTTCTTTTATTTCATGATCATTTACACCCATTACAATCATGGGTATGTCTTCATCAAGTGGAGGTACGCTCAAAATTACCTTTGCCGCTCCAGCATCTATGTGATTTTTAAGGTGCTCTTTTGTTTTAAACTTACCTGTACTTTCTATCACAATATCCGGGGAGGTGTTCTTCCAAGGAATGTTGCCTATTTTACTTTCGTTATATAGTGGGATAGATTTTTCACCAATAATAATTGTATGATCACCATGAGACACCTCTTTTTTTAAAACACCATGAATACTGTCGTATTTGAGAAGGTGTGATAAAGTACGTGCGTCTGCTAGATCGTTAATTGCGACTACTTCCATTGCTGGATGTTCCTCAATAAGTCTAAACACGGTACGACCTATGCGACCAAAACCGTTGATAGCAATCTTAAGTTTAGTCATTCTTTTAAGTAAGGTGTTTCTGTGCTTTGTAAGACGAGCGCACGAGTGCGCCGCTCTCTACATGGCGGAATCCCATCTCTAAACCTATCTTTTCATACTTCTGAAATTGATCAGGAGTGATAAATTGTTTTACAGGTAGGTGTTTTTTAGAAGGCTGTAAGTATTGCCCTATGGTTACGATGTCTAGATTTACAGATCGCAAGTCTTTAAGAGTCTGGATTACTTCCTCTTCAGTCTCACCTAAACCTAGCATGATACCAGATTTTGTACGCTTAATTCCGCTGTCTTTTAGGTATTTTAAGACGCCAAGACTGCGTTCATATTTTGCTTGTATACGTACTTCACGAGTAAGACGTTTTACAGTTTCCATGTTGTGAGACACCACTTCCGGTGCTACAGTTACAATACGATCTAGTAAGTCTTCTCTACCTTGAAAATCAGGAATAAGAGTTTCAAGAGTTGTGTTTGGGTTCATGCGTCGTATAGCTTGTACGGTTT
This window harbors:
- the lipA gene encoding lipoyl synthase, producing the protein MQEELTITKPERVAKPKWLRVKLPTGKKYKDLRSLVDKYSLNTICTSGSCPNMGECWSEGTATFMILGNTCTRSCGFCGVKTGRPEQVDWEEPEKVARSIKLMDIKHAVITSVDRDDLKDMGTIIWAETVQAIRRMNPNTTLETLIPDFQGREDLLDRIVTVAPEVVSHNMETVKRLTREVRIQAKYERSLGVLKYLKDSGIKRTKSGIMLGLGETEEEVIQTLKDLRSVNLDIVTIGQYLQPSKKHLPVKQFITPDQFQKYEKIGLEMGFRHVESGALVRSSYKAQKHLT
- the gap gene encoding type I glyceraldehyde-3-phosphate dehydrogenase produces the protein MTKLKIAINGFGRIGRTVFRLIEEHPAMEVVAINDLADARTLSHLLKYDSIHGVLKKEVSHGDHTIIIGEKSIPLYNESKIGNIPWKNTSPDIVIESTGKFKTKEHLKNHIDAGAAKVILSVPPLDEDIPMIVMGVNDHEIKETDTIISNASCTTNNAAPMVQIIDNLCGVEQAYITTIHSYTTDQSLHDQPHRDLRRARAAGQSIVPTTTGAAKALTGIFPHLSDVIGGCGIRVPVPNGSLTDITFNVKRDTSISEINDAMRKASLGRYKGIVSYTEDPIVSIDIVGNPYSCTFDSQMTSVIGKMVKIIGWYDNEMGYSSRLVDLILRISTK